In Pseudomonas sp. MTM4, one genomic interval encodes:
- a CDS encoding intermembrane transport protein PqiB yields the protein MSDNPHHTESPAGTPEIRHRPVRVSLVWLVPIAAALVGFSMVMQNWLSAGPQITVSFETAEGLEANKTQVKYKNVVIGQVTAINLSEDHTRVIATVELDQHAEPFTREDTKFWVVRPRIGASGVSGVDTLLSGAFIGADAGRAEETRREFLGLEAPPPVTFGAEGKQFTLRSDNLGSLGVGSPLYFRRLQVGQVISFGLADDGKGVQVQVFVNAPYDRFVTDDTRFWNASGVDVSVAADGLRVNAESLSTILAGGIAFRAPNYSPDASPAAPDSEFTLFADVRQAMAPADGPPRYVQMRFDQTLRGLNVDAPVEFLGVPIGRVVSVKLDYDEKNKSFPAVVGAVIYPSRLGAAHDKLSQTLGGDTEEHTARLMQMFVDRGLRAQARTGNLLTGQLYISLDFDPRAPKVAFDQHARPMVIPTTAGSFDKLQEQLQAMVDKLSKLPIESLADNLNGSLDELRQTLKQVNGDVLPQLQRTLERSEQTLQNANQALAEDSPQRQQLGDTLDEVQRAVRSVRTLSDYISRHPESLIRGRSGDETPANYKGQATSRELNSEHQP from the coding sequence ATGTCAGATAACCCCCACCACACCGAATCACCTGCCGGCACGCCCGAGATCAGGCATCGGCCGGTCCGCGTCTCGCTGGTCTGGCTGGTGCCCATCGCCGCCGCGCTGGTGGGCTTTTCCATGGTCATGCAGAACTGGCTTTCTGCCGGGCCGCAAATCACCGTGAGCTTCGAGACCGCCGAAGGGCTCGAAGCCAACAAGACGCAGGTCAAGTACAAGAACGTGGTCATCGGCCAGGTCACCGCCATCAACCTCAGCGAGGATCACACCCGTGTCATCGCCACGGTCGAACTGGATCAGCACGCCGAGCCCTTCACTCGTGAAGACACCAAATTCTGGGTGGTGCGGCCGCGCATCGGCGCCAGTGGTGTATCCGGCGTCGACACCCTGCTGTCCGGCGCCTTCATTGGGGCCGATGCCGGGCGCGCAGAGGAAACCCGTCGCGAATTCCTCGGCTTGGAAGCACCGCCACCGGTGACCTTCGGCGCCGAAGGCAAGCAGTTCACCCTGCGCAGCGATAATCTCGGTTCGCTCGGTGTCGGCTCGCCGCTGTACTTCCGCCGCCTTCAGGTCGGCCAGGTGATCTCGTTCGGGCTGGCCGACGATGGCAAGGGCGTCCAGGTTCAAGTATTCGTCAACGCCCCTTACGATCGCTTCGTCACCGACGACACGCGCTTCTGGAACGCCAGTGGCGTAGATGTTTCCGTCGCTGCAGATGGCCTGCGGGTTAACGCCGAATCGCTCTCTACCATACTCGCCGGAGGCATCGCCTTCCGCGCCCCTAACTACAGCCCCGACGCCAGCCCGGCCGCGCCGGACAGCGAGTTCACGCTGTTTGCCGACGTGCGCCAGGCGATGGCGCCCGCCGACGGCCCGCCGCGCTATGTGCAGATGCGCTTCGACCAGACGCTGCGCGGGCTGAACGTCGATGCGCCGGTGGAGTTTCTCGGCGTGCCCATCGGCCGCGTGGTTTCAGTCAAACTCGACTATGACGAAAAGAACAAAAGCTTCCCTGCGGTGGTCGGCGCGGTGATCTACCCCAGTCGGCTGGGCGCCGCGCATGACAAACTGTCCCAGACCCTGGGCGGCGATACTGAAGAACACACCGCCCGCCTCATGCAAATGTTCGTCGACCGCGGCCTGCGGGCGCAGGCACGCACCGGCAATCTGCTCACCGGCCAGTTGTACATCTCACTGGATTTCGACCCGCGCGCGCCCAAGGTCGCCTTCGATCAGCATGCCCGGCCCATGGTCATCCCGACCACCGCCGGCAGCTTCGACAAACTGCAGGAGCAACTGCAGGCCATGGTCGACAAGCTCAGCAAGCTGCCCATCGAATCGCTGGCCGACAACCTGAATGGCAGTCTCGACGAGCTGCGCCAAACGTTGAAGCAGGTCAACGGCGATGTCCTACCGCAACTGCAGCGCACCCTGGAGCGATCGGAACAGACCCTGCAGAACGCCAACCAGGCGCTTGCTGAAGACTCGCCACAGCGCCAACAACTAGGCGATACCCTCGATGAAGTCCAGCGCGCCGTGCGCTCCGTGCGGACACTGTCGGACTACATCAGCCGTCACCCCGAATCGCTGATCCGCGGCCGCAGCGGCGACGAAACACCGGCGAACTACAAAG
- a CDS encoding paraquat-inducible protein A, with protein MTQPPYASELGVQLCHDCGLACRAEDGDCPRCDAPLHRRKPNSIPRTWALLVAALVLYVPANTLPVMYTDMFGNGSENTILSGVIEFWKDGSWDIALLIFIASVGVPCMKFFVLGMLLISAQRRSRWAMRERARLYRFIEIIGYWSMLDVLVVALVAALVQFRALSTIEPRLGILFFGLVVVLTMMASMSFDPRLIWDAEKDDVR; from the coding sequence ATGACACAACCTCCCTACGCCTCGGAGTTGGGCGTGCAGCTGTGCCACGACTGCGGCCTGGCATGCCGCGCGGAAGATGGCGACTGCCCACGCTGCGACGCGCCACTGCATCGACGCAAACCGAACAGCATTCCGCGCACCTGGGCGCTGCTGGTCGCCGCGCTGGTCCTCTATGTACCAGCCAACACGCTGCCGGTGATGTACACCGATATGTTTGGCAACGGCAGCGAAAACACCATTCTCAGCGGCGTGATCGAGTTCTGGAAAGACGGCTCCTGGGACATCGCGCTGCTGATCTTCATTGCCAGCGTCGGCGTGCCCTGCATGAAGTTCTTCGTGCTCGGCATGCTGCTGATCAGCGCCCAGCGGCGCAGCCGCTGGGCCATGCGCGAACGCGCGCGGCTGTACCGTTTCATCGAAATCATCGGCTACTGGTCGATGCTCGATGTGCTGGTGGTCGCGCTGGTCGCGGCACTGGTGCAATTCCGCGCGCTGAGCACCATCGAGCCGCGCCTGGGTATTTTGTTCTTCGGCCTGGTCGTGGTGCTGACGATGATGGCCTCGATGAGCTTCGATCCGCGATTGATCTGGGATGCAGAGAAAGACGATGTCAGATAA
- a CDS encoding paraquat-inducible protein A has product MVGTSLIICEHCDSVYQRPTLARRQTAHCQRCGALLEKARHLNADQLLALTLAAAILFLFANAFPIMQIGMQGLSNEATLWGTVEALAQGQITPIALVAGLSIIFAPGLQIILLAWVLVHARSGQIAPGFRTCMRALEHLRPWSMLEVCLLGILVAIIKLGGMLDVHPGIGLWAMAILTILILLIAGRDVRGLWDDLQVPIR; this is encoded by the coding sequence CTGGTCGGGACGTCGCTGATCATTTGCGAACACTGCGATTCGGTGTACCAGCGCCCTACCCTGGCACGCCGGCAGACAGCCCATTGCCAGCGCTGCGGCGCGCTGTTGGAAAAGGCCCGACATCTGAACGCCGATCAACTGCTGGCGCTCACGCTGGCTGCCGCGATCCTCTTCCTGTTCGCCAACGCCTTTCCCATCATGCAGATAGGCATGCAAGGGCTTAGCAACGAGGCGACTCTATGGGGGACCGTCGAAGCGCTGGCCCAAGGGCAGATCACGCCCATCGCGCTGGTCGCGGGCCTGAGCATCATCTTCGCGCCGGGCCTGCAGATCATCCTGCTGGCCTGGGTGCTGGTACATGCACGTAGCGGCCAGATCGCACCGGGCTTCCGAACCTGCATGCGGGCGCTGGAACATCTACGGCCCTGGAGCATGCTGGAGGTGTGCCTGCTGGGGATTCTCGTCGCCATCATCAAGCTCGGCGGCATGCTCGACGTGCATCCCGGTATCGGCCTCTGGGCCATGGCCATTCTGACCATCCTTATCCTGCTGATAGCCGGCCGCGACGTGCGCGGCCTGTGGGACGATCTGCAGGTGCCGATACGATGA